The following proteins come from a genomic window of Yinghuangia sp. ASG 101:
- a CDS encoding S-adenosylmethionine:tRNA ribosyltransferase-isomerase, whose amino-acid sequence MKVLGPATARTRFTLPDELHATEPPEARGTARDGVRLLVADGHGGNGVRHVVHSRFHDLGDFLRPGDLLVVNTSATLPAAVDATRADGRGVIVHFSTALDDGRWTAELRPPDNPGGPVPDARAGEVVALPGGVELSVDEAYPDPAAHGSRLWAVRVNASVPDYLRGYGRPITYGYLHGRWPLAHYQTVFARDPGSAEMPSAARPFTNDLVLDLIAQGIVVAPVTLHTGVSSPEAGEPPLPERFRVPAQTARLVALTRHSGGRVIAAGTTATRALESAASPDGSVVPDAGWTDLVLGPDRPAYAVDGLISGLHAPDASHLLLLEAVAGPDVVTRAYTAALEKRYLWHEFGDSSLLIR is encoded by the coding sequence GTGAAGGTCCTCGGCCCCGCCACCGCGCGGACGCGCTTCACCCTGCCCGACGAACTCCACGCCACCGAACCGCCCGAGGCCCGGGGCACGGCCCGCGACGGCGTCCGCCTCCTGGTCGCCGACGGGCACGGGGGGAACGGCGTGCGGCACGTCGTCCACAGCCGGTTCCACGACCTCGGCGACTTCCTGCGGCCCGGCGACCTGCTGGTCGTCAACACGTCCGCGACGCTGCCGGCCGCGGTCGACGCCACGCGCGCCGACGGGCGCGGCGTCATCGTGCACTTCTCGACCGCGTTGGACGACGGCCGCTGGACCGCCGAGCTGCGACCGCCCGACAACCCGGGCGGGCCGGTCCCCGACGCGCGGGCGGGCGAGGTGGTGGCCCTGCCGGGCGGGGTCGAGCTGTCCGTCGACGAGGCGTACCCCGACCCGGCGGCGCACGGCAGCCGCCTGTGGGCGGTGCGTGTGAACGCGTCCGTCCCGGACTACCTGCGCGGGTACGGGCGGCCCATCACCTACGGCTACCTGCACGGCCGTTGGCCCCTCGCGCACTACCAGACGGTCTTCGCCCGCGACCCGGGCAGCGCCGAAATGCCCAGCGCGGCAAGGCCGTTCACGAACGATCTGGTCCTCGACCTGATAGCCCAAGGCATCGTCGTCGCCCCGGTGACGCTGCACACCGGCGTCTCCTCGCCGGAAGCCGGCGAACCCCCGCTGCCCGAACGGTTCCGCGTCCCCGCACAGACCGCGCGCCTGGTCGCGTTGACGCGGCACAGCGGCGGCCGTGTCATCGCCGCCGGCACGACGGCGACCCGCGCCCTGGAAAGCGCCGCGAGCCCGGACGGCTCCGTCGTCCCCGACGCGGGCTGGACCGACCTCGTGCTCGGCCCCGACCGCCCGGCGTACGCCGTCGACGGCCTGATCAGCGGGCTGCACGCCCCGGACGCCTCCCACCTGCTCCTCCTGGAGGCCGTCGCGGGCCCGGACGTCGTCACCCGCGCCTACACCGCCGCCCTCGAAAAGCGCTACCTGTGGCACGAGTTCGGCGACTCGAGCCTGCTGATCCGCTGA
- a CDS encoding SDR family NAD(P)-dependent oxidoreductase: MPVALVTGASRGLGLSLAHGLAERGWTLVVTARGTDELAWAAEDLRTETTVAAIAGDVADPAHRRALDHTVAELGGLDLLVNNAGTLGLSPLPPLADYPAAALEEAFRINTVAPLALTQLLLPRLVRAPRGTVVNITSDASVEHYPGWGAYGATKAALDHITGTLAEENPDVRFYAVDPGDMRTAMHQEAFPGEDISDRPEPGTVVPALLALLDRRPPGGRHRAAAFAPPADRRRTPAPVPAEEMSS, from the coding sequence ATGCCCGTCGCCCTCGTCACCGGTGCCTCCCGCGGGCTCGGCCTCTCTCTCGCCCACGGGCTCGCCGAGCGCGGTTGGACGCTGGTCGTCACCGCCCGCGGCACCGACGAACTCGCCTGGGCCGCCGAGGACTTGCGTACCGAGACCACCGTCGCCGCGATCGCCGGCGACGTCGCCGACCCGGCACACCGCCGCGCACTCGACCACACCGTCGCCGAACTCGGCGGGCTCGACCTGCTGGTCAACAACGCCGGAACCCTCGGCCTCAGCCCCCTCCCCCCGCTCGCCGACTACCCGGCAGCCGCGCTGGAGGAGGCCTTCCGCATCAACACGGTCGCACCGCTGGCCCTGACGCAACTGCTCCTCCCGCGTCTCGTGCGGGCACCGCGCGGCACCGTCGTCAACATCACTTCAGACGCCTCCGTCGAGCACTACCCGGGCTGGGGGGCGTACGGAGCGACCAAGGCCGCGCTCGACCACATCACCGGCACGCTCGCCGAGGAGAACCCGGACGTCCGCTTCTACGCCGTCGACCCCGGCGACATGCGCACGGCGATGCACCAGGAGGCCTTTCCCGGCGAGGACATCTCCGACCGTCCCGAGCCCGGCACGGTCGTCCCCGCCCTGCTGGCCCTGCTCGACCGGCGTCCGCCGGGCGGACGCCACCGGGCCGCCGCGTTCGCCCCGCCCGCGGACCGGCGCCGGACCCCCGCCCCCGTCCCCGCGGAGGAGATGTCATCGTGA
- the soxR gene encoding redox-sensitive transcriptional activator SoxR has product MKETDLLTVSEVAKRSGFAASALRFYEREGLIEAQRTAGGRRRYERQVLRRLAFIRAARHVGLALDEIRQALATLPQSRTPTKADWARISRNWRARLDAEIAALTTLRDGLDACIGCGCLSLRLCAISNPGDAAARYGPGARFLPGPVREDGPALDGGSVGERGASRARPAAATRRGTAPVATAVMTDCFGDDDPDADPCGPAGGFADICADDSEPGGLCAEPFAGDACDVTDVCGEPVPAPVRGPDALG; this is encoded by the coding sequence ATGAAGGAAACCGACCTGCTGACCGTCTCGGAGGTCGCCAAGCGCAGCGGTTTCGCGGCGTCCGCACTGCGCTTCTACGAGCGCGAGGGCCTGATCGAGGCCCAGCGCACCGCGGGCGGACGGCGGCGCTACGAGCGCCAGGTCCTGCGCCGCCTGGCGTTCATCCGCGCGGCCCGGCACGTCGGTCTCGCCCTCGACGAGATCCGGCAGGCCCTCGCGACGCTGCCGCAATCGCGTACCCCGACCAAAGCCGACTGGGCGCGGATCTCCCGGAACTGGCGGGCCCGCCTGGACGCCGAGATCGCGGCACTCACCACGCTGCGCGACGGCCTCGACGCGTGCATCGGCTGCGGCTGCCTCTCGCTGCGGCTCTGCGCCATCTCGAACCCCGGCGACGCCGCCGCGCGGTACGGCCCCGGGGCGCGGTTCCTGCCCGGACCGGTCCGGGAGGACGGCCCGGCGCTCGACGGCGGCTCGGTGGGGGAGCGGGGCGCGTCGCGCGCCCGACCCGCCGCGGCGACCCGCCGCGGGACCGCCCCGGTCGCGACCGCGGTCATGACGGACTGCTTTGGGGACGACGACCCGGACGCGGACCCGTGCGGCCCGGCGGGCGGCTTCGCGGACATCTGCGCCGACGACTCCGAGCCGGGCGGTCTGTGCGCGGAACCGTTCGCGGGGGACGCCTGCGATGTCACCGACGTGTGCGGGGAGCCGGTTCCGGCGCCGGTCCGCGGGCCGGACGCCCTCGGCTAG
- a CDS encoding TauD/TfdA dioxygenase family protein, with translation MTASTLETTPVTVTPVAGRIGAVVGGVRLSGDLDAATVQAIRDALHAHKVIFFRGQEHLTDEGQLEFTRLLGDPIGHPTVNAEGEYVLPITSEYGGSASHWHTDVTFVPAYPLASILRGIEIPAAGGDTLWANTAAAYDELTPALKALADSLRGIHTNVYDYASVAPDRDPEAFKRYREVFTKVHYETEHPLVRVHPVTGERTLLLGGFLQRLVGYSGEDSRLLIDLFQGQVTRPENTVRWSWQPGDVAIWDNRATQHRAVADFGDTLRVLHRTTVDGDVPVGVDGRPSAALRPTPAESAQAA, from the coding sequence GTGACCGCCAGCACGCTCGAAACCACCCCCGTCACCGTCACCCCGGTCGCCGGCCGCATCGGCGCCGTCGTCGGCGGCGTACGCCTGTCGGGTGACCTCGACGCGGCGACCGTCCAGGCCATCCGGGACGCGCTGCACGCCCACAAGGTGATCTTCTTCCGCGGCCAGGAGCACCTGACCGACGAAGGGCAGTTGGAGTTCACCCGCCTTCTGGGCGACCCGATCGGCCACCCGACGGTGAACGCGGAGGGCGAGTACGTCCTGCCCATCACCAGCGAGTACGGCGGTTCGGCCAGCCACTGGCACACCGACGTGACGTTTGTGCCCGCCTACCCGCTCGCGTCCATCCTGCGCGGTATCGAGATTCCCGCGGCGGGCGGTGACACACTGTGGGCCAACACCGCCGCCGCGTACGACGAACTCACGCCCGCGCTCAAGGCGTTGGCCGACAGCCTGCGCGGAATCCACACGAACGTCTACGACTACGCGTCCGTCGCGCCGGACCGCGACCCCGAGGCGTTCAAGCGCTACCGCGAGGTCTTCACCAAGGTCCACTACGAGACCGAGCACCCGCTGGTGCGCGTGCACCCGGTCACCGGGGAGCGCACCCTGCTGCTCGGCGGCTTCCTGCAGCGGCTCGTCGGTTACTCGGGCGAGGACTCCCGGCTGCTCATCGACCTGTTCCAGGGGCAGGTCACGCGTCCGGAGAACACCGTGCGCTGGTCGTGGCAGCCGGGCGACGTCGCGATCTGGGACAACCGCGCGACGCAGCACCGCGCGGTCGCCGACTTCGGCGACACCCTGCGCGTGCTGCACCGCACGACGGTCGACGGCGACGTCCCGGTCGGCGTCGACGGCCGCCCGAGCGCGGCGCTGCGGCCGACTCCGGCGGAGTCGGCGCAGGCGGCCTGA